Below is a genomic region from Streptomyces sp. NBC_00461.
GGCCGGGATCCGGCCGAGCCGGTCGGCGACCAGCCCGGCGACGGTCTCGTACGGCCCCTCGGGCACGTCGAGACCTATGCGCTGCAGGATGTCGACGCGGCAGCTGCCGTCGGCATCCCAGGAGGGCCTGCCGTCCTCCGGCGGGGCGGCGGCGAGTTCGGGCACGTCCTGCCCGTCGTGCTCGTCGCGGACCTCGCCGACGATCTCCTCGACGATGTCCTCCAGGGTCACCACGCCCGCCGTGCCGCCGTACTCGTCGACGACGACCGCGATGGGCTGCTCGCTGCGCAGCTGGGCGAGGAGGGGCTGGACCGGCAGGGTCTCGGGGACCAGCAGCGCCGGGCGGGCGATACGGCCGACGGGGGTACGCAGGCGGTCGTGGACCGGGACGGCCAGCGCGTCCTTGAGGTGGACCATGCCGACGATTTCGTCGATCCGCTCCTTGTAGACCGGGAAGCGGGACAGGCCGGTGGCGCGGGTGAGGTTGACCACGTCCTCGGCGGTGGCCGTCGACTGCAGCGCACTCACCTTCACGCGCGGGGTCATGACGTGCTGCGCGGTCAGCTCGGCGAGCGACAGCGTGCGTACGAAGAGGTCGGCCGTGTCCTGTTCCAGGGCGCCGGCCTGCGCGGAGTGCCGGGCCAGCGAGACGAGTTCGCCGGGGGTACGGGCTGAGGCCAGCCCCTCGGCGGGCTCCACGCCCATGGCTCGGACCAGGCGGTTGGCGACCGCGTTCAACGCTGCGATGACCGGTCGGAACAGGAGGGCGAACCTGTGCTGCGGGCCGGCGACGAAGCGCGCGACCTGCATCGGCTTGGACACCGCCCAGTTCTTGGGCACGAGTTCGCCGATGACCATCTGCACGGCGGAGGCCAGCAGCATGCCGACGACCACCGCGACGCCGGAGACGGCGCCCTCGGGGATGCCGATCGCGCTGAACGGGCCGTGCAGCAGCTGCGCGAGCGCGGGCTCGGCGAGCATGCCGACGACGAGGGAGGTGATGGTGATGCCGAGCTGGGTGCCGGAGAGCTGGAAGGACAGCTCCCTGAGCGACTCGGCGACCCTGAGGGCCCGTTTGTCGCCTTCGGCTGCGGCCTTCTCGGCGTCCGTCGACTCGACCGTGACCAGGCCGAACTCGGCGGCCACGAAGAAGCCGTTGGCCAGGATCAGCAGGAGGGCCGCTCCAAGGAGCAGCAGGGGGGTGGTCATGATGCCGCCGCCTCGATGGGTCGTGAGGTGGCGGCGCAGGTACTACAGGACGATCCGTCCATCGCTGGAGGGAGTCACTCCTCGGGTAGCAGGGGGCCTCTGAGGACCGGCGGAAGACCGGCGGGGACATCAGCGGCGGAGGCGCAACGAAAACGCCTCCGCCAACAGATTAATCAAGACATGGGTCTCTACGGCAGATCCCTCGTCGAGCGGGACTCGGCGAGGGCACGCAGGGCGCGTGCGTCGGCGATGGCACGCTCCTTGGCGATGCCCGGCTGGATGCCGAGCGCGGGCAGGCTGGTGCCGTCGCTGAGGTCGAGGAAAACCCAGGGATCGCCGGGGCGCAGGTTCACATGGAGGATCTCGGCCCACTCCAGGTGCCGCCGGGAGGCGATGTTGACGACGGTGACACCTCTCTCGTCGGCGACGACCCGCACCCGGGCGAGCAGGGCCAGCACCCCGAACAGGATCGCCCCCGTGAAGACGAAACTGAGCTTCTCGCCGGGGCTGAGCTGCTCCAGGAGCAACGCGACGGTCGTGATCACCACGAAGATCGCGGCGCCGCTCGTGAGCAGGACGACCCGGGTGCGGCCCGGCCGGAACGTGACGGGGAGGGTAGGCAGATCGGACATCTTCCGGTGTCTCTCGGTCGCCGTCCGTCAGAGACGGCAGGCGTGGATGGCCGTGGTCAGGATGGCCCGCGCGCCGATGTCGTACAGGTCGTCCATGATCCGCTGGGCTTCCTTGGCCGGGACCATCGCACGGACGGCGACCCAGCCCTCGTTGTGCAGCGGGGAGACGGTCGGCGACTCAAGGCCCGGGGTCAGCGCGACGGCCTTCTCCAGCTGCTCGACGCGGCAGTCGTAGTCCATCATCACGTACGTCCGCGCCACCAGGACGCCCTGCAGACGGCGCAGGAACTGCTGAACCTTTGGCTCGGCAGCCTCCTCGCCGTCGGCGCCGGTGCGGCGGATGACGACGGCCTCGGACTTCATGATCGGCTCGCCGAAGACCTCCAGGCCGGCGTTGCGCAGGCTGGTGCCGGTCTCGACGACATCGGCGATGACCTCGGCGACGCCCAGCTCGATGGCGGTCTCGACCGCGCCGTCCAGGTGGACGACGGAGGCGTCGACGCCGCTGTCGGCGAGGTGCTTGGCGACGATGCCCTCGTAGGAGGTGGCGACCGTCTTGCCCGTCAGGTCCTCGATGCCGTTCGCGGTGCCCGGCTTGGACGCGAAGCGGAAGGTGGAGCGGGCGAAGCCCAGCGGGAGGATCACCTCGGCGTTGGCGCCGGAGTCGACCAGCAGGTCGCGGCCGGTGATGCCGATGTCGAGGCGGCCGGAGGAGACGTAGATCGCGATGTCGCGGGGGCGGAGGTAGAAGAACTCGACCTCGTTGGTCGGGTCGACGATCCGCAGCTCCTTGGACTCACGGCGCTGCTGGTAGCCGGCCTCATGCAGCATCTCCGCCGCAGGGCCTGACAGGGAACCCTTGTTGGGGACGGCGATGCGCAGCATGAGGTCGGCTTCCTTTGTTCGTTCGTACGGGATGGGGTGCGCGTGCGGCTCAGAGGTGGGCGTAGACGTCGTCCAGGGAGATCCCGCGGGCGACCATCATCACCTGTACGTGGTAGAGCAGCTGCGAGATCTCCTCGGCGGCCGCTTCCTTGCCCTCGTACTCGGCGGCCATCCAGACCTCGGCGGCCTCTTCGACTACCTTCTTGCCGATGGCATGGACGCCCTTGCCGACCAGTTCTGCGGTGCGGGAAGTGGCGGGGTCGCCGTGGGCGGCCTTCTGCTGGAGCTCGGTGAAGAGCTCCTCGAACGTCTTATTGGACATGGTGGCGCTCACTTTACGCGGTGTGCCGACCGGCCTAGCGCCATGGTTCGGATACTGAGCGGAGGGTTGCCGCGGTCGCCACCGCCGCCGTCACCGCCTCGTGCCCCTTGTCCTCGTTCGAGCCCTCGATTCCGGCCCGGTCCAGGGCCTGCTCCTCGGTGTCGCAGGTCAGCACGCCGAAGCCGATGGGGACGCCGGTGTCGACGGAGACCTGGGTGAGGCCCAGGGTCACGCCCTGGCACACGTACTCGAAGTGGGGGGTGCCGCCCCGGATCACGACGCCGAGGGCGACGATCGCGTCGTAGCCGCGGCCCGCGAGGACCTTGGCGACGACCGGGAGTTCCCAGCTGCCGGGGACCCTGAGCAGGGTCGGCTCGTCGATCCCCAGGTCGTGCAGGGCGCGCAGGGCGCCGTCCACCAGGCCGTCCATCACCTTTTCGTGCCACTGCGCCGCGATGACGGCGACCCGAAGGTCACCCACGTTGCGTACGGACAGTTCCGGTGCGCCCTTGCCGCTCACGTTCTCTTGTCTCCTCGGTGACGTCTGACGGTCGTTTACTGGGTGCTGCAGGTGGACACGGGAGCCGTGTCCAGCCAGGGCAGGTCGTGTCCCATCCGGTCCCGCTTGGTGCGCAGGTAGCGGAGGTTGTGCTCACCCGCCTGTACGGGCATCGGCTCGCGGCCGGTGACCTTGAGTCCGTGGCGGACGAGCGCGTCGGTCTTGGCGGGGTTGTTGGTCATCAGGCGCAGGCTGCGGACGCCGAGGTCCTCCAGGATCTGCGCGCCGGCGCCGTAGTCCCGGGCGTCGGCGGGCAGGCCGAGTTCGAGGTTGGCGTCGAGGGTGTCACGGCCGCGCTCCTGGAGCTCGTAGGCGCGCAGTTTGGACAGCAGGCCGATGCCGCGCCCCTCGTGGCCGCGCAGATAGACGACCACTCCCCTGCCCTCGGCCTGGATGCGCTCCAGGGAGGACTCCAACTGAGGGCCGCAGTCGCAGCGCAGGGAGGCGAAGATGTCGCCGGTCAGGCACTCGGAGTGGATGCGGACCAGGACGTCCTCACCGTCGCCGAGCTCACCGTGGACGAGGGCGACGTGCTCGACGCCGTCGACGGTGGAGCGGTAGCCGTAGGCCGTGAACTCCCCGTGGGCGGTGGGCAGTTGGGTCTCGGCCTCGCGGCGGACGGTGGGCTCGGCGGTGCGGCGGTAGGCAATCAGGTCCTCGATGGAGATGATCGTCAGGCCGTGCTTGCGGGCGAACGGGATCAGCTCGGGCAGGCGCAGCATCCGGCCGTCCTCGCCGGCGATCTCGACGATCGCGCCGGCCGGCCGCAGCCCCGCGAGGCGGGCGAGGTCCACGGCGGCCTCGGTGTGGCCGTCACGGGTCAGGACACCGCCGGGCCTGGCGCGCAGCGGGAAGATGTGGCCGGGGCGCACGAAGTCACTCGCCCCGGCCTCGCCGCTCGCCAGCAGCTGGAGCGTGGTCGCGCGGTCGGCGGCCGAGATGCCGGTGGTGACGCCGTGCGCGGCGGAGGCGTCCACGGAGACGGTGAACGCCGTCTTCATCGACTCGGTGTTGTCCGCCACCATCTGCGGGAGTTCGAGCCGGTCCAGCTCCTCGCCCTCCATGGGGGCGCAGATCAGGCCGCGGCACTCGCTCATCATGAAGGCGACGATCTCGGGGGTGACCTTCTCGGCGGCGACGACCAGGTCGCCCTCGTTCTCACGGTCCTCGTCGTCGACGACCACGATCGGGCGGCCGGCCGCGATGTCGGTGATGGCCTGCTCGATCGGGTCGAGCGACCAGTCCTCGATGCCGTCTGTGGTGTAGAGAATCGGTGCCGATGTCATGCCGGCGCTCCTTCCAGGACGGGCCGCGCGGCGTTGCGGGAGCGCAGCCACCAGTCGCGCATGCCCCACAGGACGAGCGCGCCGTAGATGACGTAGACGAAGCCGGAGAAGGCGTAGCCGTTGGCGAAGTTGAGGGGGACGCCGACGAGGTCGACCAGGAGCCAGGCGATCCAGAACTCGACCATGCCGCGGGCCTGGGCGTACATGGCGACGATGGTGCCGACGAAGATGTAGGCGTCCGGCCAGGGGTCCCAGGACAGGGACGGGTAGGCCTTGAAGAGCAGGGCGACCGCGACCGTGCCGGCGCCGGCGGCGGCGATCATCGCGCCGCGCTCGCGCCAGGTGGCGAACCGCGGGGTGATGTGGCCGTCGGCGGACCGGCCCTTGTCGCGGTTCCACTGCCACCAGCCGTACAGGGCGACGACCATGACGACGACCTGCTTGCCGGCGCTGCCGGCGAGGTGGCCGTAGAAGGCGATGAAGAGGACCAGGCCGGAGAGGAACTGCACCGGCCAGGTCATCAGCGAGCGCCGCCAGCCGAGGGCCAGGGTGATCAGGCCGAGGATGTTGCCGATCATGTCCGACCAGATGATGTGCTGGTCGAGGAGGGTGAAGGCCTCGGAGTTCAGCCAGTTCACCGGGCCGCCCCCTGACCGCTCGCGAGCAGCCGCTCGACGTACTTGGCGACGATGTCGACCTCGAGGTTGACCGGGTCGCCGGGCTGCTTGCGGCCGAGCGTGGTCAGGGCGAGGGTGGTGGGGATCAGGCTGACCGTGAAGTAGTCGGGGCCCGCGTCGACCACGGTGAGGCTGATGCCGTCGACCGTGATGGAGCCCTTCTCCACCACGTAGCGGGTCAGGTCCGCGGGCAGCGAGACCTTCACGATCTCCCAGTGCTCGGAGGGCTTGCGCTCCAGGACCTTGCCCGTGCCGTCGACATGGCCCTGGACGATGTGGCCGCCGAGGCGCGCGCCCACGGCCATCGGGCGTTCGAGGTTGACGCGGGAGCCGACGGCGAGGGCACCGAGGCTGGAGCGGTCGAGGGTCTCCGCCATGACGTCGGCGGTGAACTCGTCGCCCTCGTGGTCGACGACGGTGAGGCAGACGCCGTTCACCGCGATGGAGTCTCCGTGCTTGGCACCCTCGGTGACGACGGGGCCTCGCAGACGGAAGCGACACGCGTCGCCGAGGTTCTCGACGGCGGTGATCTCGCCCAGCTCTTCGACGATTCCGGTGAACACTTCCCGGGTCCTCCTGCCTCTTCGGGCACGGACTCCGGGGCTGTCGATGACGACAGAATGTACGAGCGAGAACACCGGGGGCGACGCCGGACGCACCCGTCCCGAAGGACGGACCGATACGGCGGCGCGCACGAATGCCCGCCCGCCGCGCACTGCCTCCCATCCGGACTTTAACCGTCGGTCCAGGAATTTCACCTGGTCAACCGGCCGCTGGAAGCGACCGGGTCGCGGACTGTAACCGCCGGTTCGGACTTTCACCGACCCCGGAGTGCGCTGCTTCTGGTACAGGGCCAGTGTGCCACGCCTGATCGAGGTCCATACAGGCGAACGGTGTGGGCCTGCTCACAGGATGTGCCGCTGGACTTCTCAACTCCCCTGACCTGCTGGACCATTTGGTCTAGTCCTTTTGGCTCCTCATGGGCCGACCCGGCGGCGGTGACGACGGCCCTTGCCCGCCGCCGGGTCTTTTCGCCCGCGGCCGGGTGTCCGCGCCCGCCGCCATCGGCCTCTGGCAGGGTGAGTGGCATGAGCAGCGCGATCGCCGACGAGTTCGAGGCGCACCGGCCACGGCTGTTCGGCCTCGCCTATCGCATGCTGGGCTCGGCCGACGAGGCCGAGGACGCGGTCCAGGACGCCTATCTGCGCTTCAGCGGAGCGGACCGCACGGGCATCGAGTATCCGGCGGCCTGGCTCGCCAAGGTCGTCACCAACCTCTGTCTCACCCGGCTGACCTCGGCGCGGGCCCGCCGCGAGCAGTATGTCGGGCCCTGGCTGCCCGAGCCCGTGGTCACCTCCGACGGCACCCTCGGCCCGCTGGAGTCGGCCGAGCAGCGCGATGCCGTGTCGATGGCCGTGCTGGTCCTGCTGGAGCGGCTCAGCCCTACCGAGCGCGCGGTGTACGTGCTGCGGGAGGCGTTCGGGTACGGGCACCGGGAGATCGCCGGCGTACTGGATCTGACGGAGGCCAACTGCCGTCAGCTGTACCGGCGGGCGGTGCAGCGTGTCGGTGAGGACCGGTCGCGGTTCGAGCCGGTGCCGCAGCGACAGCAGGAGCTGGTCGCGTCGTTCATCACGGCGGCCCGCGAGGGCGATCTGGCCGGGCTGGAGAAGCTGCTCGCGGCGGACGCGACCTGGTGGAGCGACGGCGGCGGCAAGGTCAGTGCGGCTCGGCGGCCGGTCCATGGGCGCGAGAAGGTCGGCCGGCTGGCGCTCGGCGCGTACGAGAAGTGGGCGGCGGGGGTGGAGTTCACGATGGCCGAGATCAACGGTGCGAGCACGCTCGTGGCGTGGGCCGGCGACACGCTCGTTGCGGTGCTCGCGCTGGACCTGCGTGAGGGTCTGATCACGGACGTGTGGGCACAGGTGAATCCGGACAAACTGGAGTTCCTGCGGCGCCGGCTGACGCGTCCCTAGGAGCGTGTCACGTTTCGCCGGGGCTGTTCAGTCCTAGCTGGCGTAGGGCGTTCCACTCGGGGGCGTCCGGACTCCGAAGGGGCTGAACAGCATGACCACGATCCTGGTGACCGGCGGTACCGGAACCCTCGGCCTTCTCGTCACCGAGCGGCTGCGCGCGGACGGGCACGAGGTGCGGGTGCTCAGCCGGCACACCCAGCCGTACGCCGTCGACCTGCGCGAGGGCGGGGCGGGGCTGGACGCTGCGGTCGCGGGCGTGGACACCGTCGTGCACTGCGC
It encodes:
- a CDS encoding nicotinamide mononucleotide transporter family protein yields the protein MNWLNSEAFTLLDQHIIWSDMIGNILGLITLALGWRRSLMTWPVQFLSGLVLFIAFYGHLAGSAGKQVVVMVVALYGWWQWNRDKGRSADGHITPRFATWRERGAMIAAAGAGTVAVALLFKAYPSLSWDPWPDAYIFVGTIVAMYAQARGMVEFWIAWLLVDLVGVPLNFANGYAFSGFVYVIYGALVLWGMRDWWLRSRNAARPVLEGAPA
- a CDS encoding bifunctional 3,4-dihydroxy-2-butanone-4-phosphate synthase/GTP cyclohydrolase II, translating into MTSAPILYTTDGIEDWSLDPIEQAITDIAAGRPIVVVDDEDRENEGDLVVAAEKVTPEIVAFMMSECRGLICAPMEGEELDRLELPQMVADNTESMKTAFTVSVDASAAHGVTTGISAADRATTLQLLASGEAGASDFVRPGHIFPLRARPGGVLTRDGHTEAAVDLARLAGLRPAGAIVEIAGEDGRMLRLPELIPFARKHGLTIISIEDLIAYRRTAEPTVRREAETQLPTAHGEFTAYGYRSTVDGVEHVALVHGELGDGEDVLVRIHSECLTGDIFASLRCDCGPQLESSLERIQAEGRGVVVYLRGHEGRGIGLLSKLRAYELQERGRDTLDANLELGLPADARDYGAGAQILEDLGVRSLRLMTNNPAKTDALVRHGLKVTGREPMPVQAGEHNLRYLRTKRDRMGHDLPWLDTAPVSTCSTQ
- a CDS encoding phosphoribosyl-ATP diphosphatase, whose translation is MSNKTFEELFTELQQKAAHGDPATSRTAELVGKGVHAIGKKVVEEAAEVWMAAEYEGKEAAAEEISQLLYHVQVMMVARGISLDDVYAHL
- the hisG gene encoding ATP phosphoribosyltransferase; the protein is MLRIAVPNKGSLSGPAAEMLHEAGYQQRRESKELRIVDPTNEVEFFYLRPRDIAIYVSSGRLDIGITGRDLLVDSGANAEVILPLGFARSTFRFASKPGTANGIEDLTGKTVATSYEGIVAKHLADSGVDASVVHLDGAVETAIELGVAEVIADVVETGTSLRNAGLEVFGEPIMKSEAVVIRRTGADGEEAAEPKVQQFLRRLQGVLVARTYVMMDYDCRVEQLEKAVALTPGLESPTVSPLHNEGWVAVRAMVPAKEAQRIMDDLYDIGARAILTTAIHACRL
- a CDS encoding PH domain-containing protein gives rise to the protein MSDLPTLPVTFRPGRTRVVLLTSGAAIFVVITTVALLLEQLSPGEKLSFVFTGAILFGVLALLARVRVVADERGVTVVNIASRRHLEWAEILHVNLRPGDPWVFLDLSDGTSLPALGIQPGIAKERAIADARALRALAESRSTRDLP
- a CDS encoding RNA polymerase sigma-70 factor; the protein is MSSAIADEFEAHRPRLFGLAYRMLGSADEAEDAVQDAYLRFSGADRTGIEYPAAWLAKVVTNLCLTRLTSARARREQYVGPWLPEPVVTSDGTLGPLESAEQRDAVSMAVLVLLERLSPTERAVYVLREAFGYGHREIAGVLDLTEANCRQLYRRAVQRVGEDRSRFEPVPQRQQELVASFITAAREGDLAGLEKLLAADATWWSDGGGKVSAARRPVHGREKVGRLALGAYEKWAAGVEFTMAEINGASTLVAWAGDTLVAVLALDLREGLITDVWAQVNPDKLEFLRRRLTRP
- the ribH gene encoding 6,7-dimethyl-8-ribityllumazine synthase, with protein sequence MSGKGAPELSVRNVGDLRVAVIAAQWHEKVMDGLVDGALRALHDLGIDEPTLLRVPGSWELPVVAKVLAGRGYDAIVALGVVIRGGTPHFEYVCQGVTLGLTQVSVDTGVPIGFGVLTCDTEEQALDRAGIEGSNEDKGHEAVTAAVATAATLRSVSEPWR
- a CDS encoding riboflavin synthase, producing the protein MFTGIVEELGEITAVENLGDACRFRLRGPVVTEGAKHGDSIAVNGVCLTVVDHEGDEFTADVMAETLDRSSLGALAVGSRVNLERPMAVGARLGGHIVQGHVDGTGKVLERKPSEHWEIVKVSLPADLTRYVVEKGSITVDGISLTVVDAGPDYFTVSLIPTTLALTTLGRKQPGDPVNLEVDIVAKYVERLLASGQGAAR
- a CDS encoding hemolysin family protein is translated as MTTPLLLLGAALLLILANGFFVAAEFGLVTVESTDAEKAAAEGDKRALRVAESLRELSFQLSGTQLGITITSLVVGMLAEPALAQLLHGPFSAIGIPEGAVSGVAVVVGMLLASAVQMVIGELVPKNWAVSKPMQVARFVAGPQHRFALLFRPVIAALNAVANRLVRAMGVEPAEGLASARTPGELVSLARHSAQAGALEQDTADLFVRTLSLAELTAQHVMTPRVKVSALQSTATAEDVVNLTRATGLSRFPVYKERIDEIVGMVHLKDALAVPVHDRLRTPVGRIARPALLVPETLPVQPLLAQLRSEQPIAVVVDEYGGTAGVVTLEDIVEEIVGEVRDEHDGQDVPELAAAPPEDGRPSWDADGSCRVDILQRIGLDVPEGPYETVAGLVADRLGRIPAVGDRAELPGWRLTVRRVGHYRAERVRLVRTGPVVEVTR